A segment of the Lolium perenne isolate Kyuss_39 chromosome 3, Kyuss_2.0, whole genome shotgun sequence genome:
cctgtggcccccctctggtccctctcgggtgttcaggaagcttcgtggaattttaagactctgggcgttgatttcgtccaattccgagaatatttctttactaggatttctgaaaccaaaaacagcagaaaacgggaactggcactgcatctcgtcaataggttagttccggaaaacgcataaaatcatcataaagtgtgaacaaaacatgtaggtattgtcataaaacaagcatggaacatcagaaattatagatacgttggagacgtatccgaaggctccgtggaaaataagaccgtgggcttttgtttcgtccaattccgagaatatttcctatgtaggatttctgaaaccaaaaacagcagaaaacaggaactggcgcttcggcatcttattaataggttagtgccggaaaatgcatcaaaatgatataaagtgtatataaaacatgtgagtattgtcataaaactagcatggaacataagaaattaaagATACGTTTGTGACGTATCAAGGCCGGCGGCCATGGGGGAGCGGAGGCGGCCGGCGACCAGAGGAGGGGCGAGGGAGCGGGAGCGGGTGCTGGAGAGATGCTCGGGAGTGTGCGGGTGCGGTGCGGGAGACGGGCTTGGGTCTAGGGGTGGGCTGTGTGATTTTCGAGACAATCTGCGGGATGGACTCAGCCAAGCTGGGTTGTGAAGCTCGGCTTGAGCTTCACAACCTGGCCAGGCTGGGAGACCTTATTCGCATGAGGTGGGCTAAGCTCTACCCGCCCCACTCAACCTAACAAACACAGTCTCAGTTGGTAAAAGTGGGATGAGGTGAGATTTTCTGGGTTGACTCAGgccaccaaacacacccttactatgggtgtatgtccatcagatcattcacctaatgatatgatcttgttattaataacatccgatgtttATGATCagaaaaccatgatcatctattaaccaacaagctagtttaacaagatacTTACTAGGAACTCTTTTATGTTtagaaaacacacaagtattaatttttcctgttaatacaattatagcatgggatgtaaacatgaacactaagatataataataaaaacttttattattgtctcttggacatatctccaacagtgTGCACCAGTGCGTGAAGAATATTCTTCATGACCCTGTTGATGTCTATGTTTCACACATGCCCGACATGAAGCCAATGTAAGTTAGGATGATGATGGGAGCCGAGACAAACAATGAAATCTTTAAAACTAGATGGGACAAGGTTGTGAGAAGGTACAAGTTAAATAAGGATGACAATGTCCTTTTCTTCTATCATGAAAGAGATGATGGAGAGCTACATCTTCTGGTTGAGGCCCTTTGAGGACAATATTAATACAATGCTAAATGTCAGAGTACTAAATTACGCTAGACTGCTAGTTTGATGCATTGCATATGTATGGATTCTGAAAAGTTTGATGTATGCTAGTTTGGGCTTGCGGAGGTGGTTGAGTGGGAGAACATATGTCGGGAAGTCGTGGGCTGGCACACATCTAACGACGAGAACAAGGTGTCTTGGTCTCGAGCCATCGGGACCTTCTCCCCAAGATCGGTCTACCTCAGTTTGTCGCAGGGGGCGGCAGTCACTTGCTTCAGGGAAGTTTGTTGCACCAGGGTCCCACCTAAAGGTCAAGGTGTTTCTCTGGCAGCTCATCAGGGGATGTCTCCCGTCCCGTGAGAAGATTGCCAAGCAGCACGGCCCTCTAATGGGTTGTCCTCCTTGTGGTCTGAGATTGAAGATTGCAACCACATCTTCTCTTTCCCCATCGCTAGGATGATGTGGGCCAGGGTTAGAGAACTCCTACATTGCAGCTGGAACCCCGCAGGGGCAGGAGAGTTCATTGTGATCGCCCAGGGCCTGTATGGCCCCCTTCATAAGCTAGTTTGGTTCACTTTCGTGGCCCAGTGCTGGACACTGTACATGTGGACTATTCGCAACAAACTAATCACTGAAGAAAAGATGGTTGGGAACCTAGCTGATGTATTTTATCGGATGTTTAGTCATATGCAGAGCTGGAAGGTTCTGATCAGAGAGTGGGACATGTCGTTGCTGCACGGGGCGGTGGACGACATCACGAGGTTGTACGCGAGGTTGCTGGCTGTGTAGGGGAGGATCCCCCAGTTGGCGCTTGCATGTGGACAGGGCTGGCCCTAGGGGGGCAGGCAGTGCCGTCTCCCTAGGCCCCAAATATCCAGGGGCCCCAACCCTGTATATATTACTAATACATACTATATGTGTATGTGCAGGCCCTGGACGTGCAACAAACAAATGCCTAATTCGCCGGTGTGATAGTGCCTACGGCacgctgtgtcgtcgaacaccttgacggtcATCTCGCCAtcaccctcgtagaggaaggtgagctggcagtcgGGCTCGAGCTcgagggcgaacttgtcccaccacgtgtgcaggtacatcttgcccagcCGTTGAACAATACCTCGACATTCCACAAGTAGAAGtttcagctggcctcccgtaactGCAACTACgtcggctcgacgccatcgacgaactcggcgaacttgttcgggatccgcttgatgccgagtggatcgtcgtcgatgcggaggaggaactcgaagcagcggtccTCCTGCGAAGAAGAGGAGGGCGAAAGCGACGGCGACCGTGGtgtcgtagctgctccaccacggcggcccctgccccggccacggCCCCGGGGGCGTCCAGGCTCGCGGCCTCAACCGCCTCGCTGGCCACCAGGTcccgccatggacttcctcgcggacctggttgcgtcgcaggaagagctaggcggcgctacggcgaagctcgtggcggctagggtttgcttgcaggagtggatgaggaagaagaacgcgcgtcctctttatataggccggagcaGGAGACAGCCGTGGGACACGTGGCGTCACCATTAATTTCGTTGGCGGAGGTGGgtggcggccgctcggcagccgaggcatcgccattaacgtagcgcagactgccgaagcgacgcagcgatgccagtcgctggcgcgcctgagaagacgcatcgacgcaagGTCGCTGCCagacgggcccgacgaaacgtccgccagacgcgagcgaacACTTTCCGCGTCCgtgcagcgtccgcagagacacATCCAAGGCGCATATTTGGACCAGGTTTGCATCGCCGCGGAtgacccggtcactttgcgtcgcccgggAGGGCCCAGACACATTTCCGATCACGGCGGACGCAAACAGTCGCTCAACGTCCGTTTACGCAAGTCTGCTACTGCTAATGCTAAATAGGCTTACCGATATTTTTTTGGAGCTTTGAATTGAATACGCTCAGAACATAAATCTGATAGCTGATGCCACCGGGCAGGACTTGAGTCCACAACGCTTGAAGAGATACATAGATCTAATTCCGCAAACATGACTACCAAGAAACATTTGACATTTGATGCAAGTAGTAACACCTGGAAAGTTACATTTCCAAGGACTTCACTGTCGCTGCCCATTGAATGAGAAACAAAATTAACAATCACATCGACAACTCTAGGCTCTGGCCATGTGAGTGGCACCTGATCACGATGGGAATGATTGCCCAACAAAAAACTACACCCATAGCTAGTAATACCTCGTTCACGTAGATTCTAGAGCGCCTTCAGGTTGCAGGTCAAGGGCCCTGATCTGCATCACGTCCCAGAGTTTCTTCAGAGCCGGGCACGTTGCGACGAGCCTACCGCATTCGCATCTGCTCCTATATCTTCGCCTGCATGGGTCAAGTAAAATCAGCAATGAGCAATTTCACTTTGCATGGTGAGAAATTAGTCAGGTGGATGGATGCCCTAACCTCACATCATGCTACTACAGGGTGCAAAGGGAAACCAAGTGGTAACCTTGGAGCGTTGGCTCACTCTTCGCTTTGAATGAGAAGTACCTTCCAAATTTACGCACTGATGGATTTGTAAAAAAAAATTAGTATGGCCATATATAACGTTGCGATTTTAGATGTTGGGGGTAATACTAACACAAGAATTACCTTTATCATAGATGAGATCAGCAGCTTTAGGAGGCAAGTCGCTCCTCAAGACGCCTTCTCTCACTTTGGCATGTGTTTCGGCCTCGTGCTGGAACATGGAGACTAGCTGCTGGAGCTCCAACTTTCTCACCTCCACCTGCTCATCGCTGATTGGTTTCTGCAGCCCGAAGTAGATGATCCCGAGAATGATCAACAGGACCCCTATCAGGAAGAGCAGACCAGAAAACAAGGCAAAAGCGTATGGAGTGTTTTTAGCTCCCGGTATCCCGTCGACATTGATTCCAAACAATCCGGTGATGATGGACAGAATGAGGCCACACCCACCAAAAATGGTCAGGTTATGCGTAATGCGAAGGCTCCTGTCCTGAGTATCAGAGCAACAGAGTTTGGTTAACATTTCTCTTGTACACAGTTGAAAGTCTTACAATAATTGTACTTGCACGCAGATTTGGAGTGAGCAATGAGAAAAAAGATTACATGCTTCCCACTCATATACTGCATCTATGTTGGTTCCGTACACGTAAGTATTTTTTTTAATATTTCCAAGTATTTCATAGCACCATTTATCTCACAGTAGTACATTTTTCTGTCATAAGTACACCGTGGTTCAAGATGAATGCTCAAGGATTCAGAATTTCCTATTTGATCAAAACCCAGAACCCTGAAGAAGAGTCTTCCAAAATATTTACCTGCAACCAGGCACGCACAGTGCTCTGCATCACATCCTGGATGGTGAACAACCGACCACGGACGGCCTCTTGCTCTTCAATCATTTGTCTTGTGTCTTTCCTGATAGCTTCAAGTAAGGACTTTGTGGTGTTACCCCTCAGATACTGGAGCAGCTCAAATATTATCTCCTCTCTAGCATGCAGTGACCATTTCACTCTGATAACCTATTGAGTAAATGAATTAAACAGTAAAGATGTGTTCATGATACACACTGTGTATTCTTCTGAATTTATTCTGTCTGAATAAAAATACCTGAGTAGCTAATCTTCTAATGTCCTGGTTAAATATTATGCACAGAAGGTTCAGGTCTTCTTGGTTTCTCCTGCACATGCTCATGCTGTCAGCGGAGATGAAAGAGATTTGGGGAAACCAAACAATATAACTTACCTGTTTACAAATTTGAGTTCAATTTCATCAGCTTCACCAAACACATATTTGCGCCACAACCTGTGATATGTAAACATAATGCCTTGAGCATAATTTACAACAACTGGTAACTAGAATTCTAGACCACTGAGTAGCTGTGTTCCTCAAACATTTGGTTTTACCTGTCGTCCCATCGAGCAAGCCGGGAGGCCAAATGCGCTATAACTTCATGAATACTTTTAGGAGCTGTGCTTCCACCGGCAGAAAGAAGCTCCTGAAGAGAGCAAGACCATGCAGGTGAAGAGGAAAATTGACCGAATAAAGATGGTTTCTGACCGAAACTGTTTACTGCAAATGTCTACCTGAACCTCTGTGACACCTATAACGTTAATGTTATGCGCAGAACCTTTCACATGAAGGGCTGTTATAAGAAAATTCTGAGCTTGCCATGCACGGAGCACAATGGGAATATCATCTTCGTCACCAGCTGGATCGCCAACAGACTGACCCAATAGCTCGAAGAGCAAGCCTCCTGCAACTCTAACTGGGACCTGAAAGAAGCTACAGCTAACTGTAAGTTGTGACAAACCTATACAAAAGAAAATAAGCCAAGCCAAAGTAGTTACAATTCACCTCATAGAGCAGGTGCTTCATCTTCTCACTGATGAGCATGCTCTCGTCCCTGAGAGCCACGCGGATCGCCGGGTGCAGCCACCGCGCGCCGGCGAGCCACGCGTCCACCGCCGGGTGCCCTGCCGTGACGTGGCACCACCAGGTTGGCCCCGCAGGCCGCTGCCAGTACGGCGCGGCAACGTCGGCGACCGTTATGTCGCAGCACTGACCGTCGTCGCAGCCGTCCATGAGGCCGCTCATCCCCTGCCCGTCCCACGCCGCGTAGTCAccctccaccatctccaccagcTCCGTTATCCTCCTCCACCCGATAGGCGCCCAGTAGCACTCCGCTGCCGCTGGCGACGCCGTCCCGTGCTGCTTGCAACGTGGCCTCGGCTCCTCGCCGTCCCCCAAACACAGTGTTTTGGGATCCATGGCTGAGAGGTCCTTGGGATACTGCGAGGAGTTGTTCCGGGAGAGGTTGGGCGGGCTACCGAAGCCGTGGCCGCGGACGAACTCGAAGGCGC
Coding sequences within it:
- the LOC127342838 gene encoding uncharacterized protein, producing the protein MDGWHNSFAGNGRKELMHSLGVGGGAKEASPLPDLWTGGLVCAFEFVRGHGFGSPPNLSRNNSSQYPKDLSAMDPKTLCLGDGEEPRPRCKQHGTASPAAAECYWAPIGWRRITELVEMVEGDYAAWDGQGMSGLMDGCDDGQCCDITVADVAAPYWQRPAGPTWWCHVTAGHPAVDAWLAGARWLHPAIRVALRDESMLISEKMKHLLYEVPVRVAGGLLFELLGQSVGDPAGDEDDIPIVLRAWQAQNFLITALHVKGSAHNINVIGVTEVQELLSAGGSTAPKSIHEVIAHLASRLARWDDRLWRKYVFGEADEIELKFVNRRNQEDLNLLCIIFNQDIRRLATQVIRVKWSLHAREEIIFELLQYLRGNTTKSLLEAIRKDTRQMIEEQEAVRGRLFTIQDVMQSTVRAWLQDRSLRITHNLTIFGGCGLILSIITGLFGINVDGIPGAKNTPYAFALFSGLLFLIGVLLIILGIIYFGLQKPISDEQVEVRKLELQQLVSMFQHEAETHAKVREGVLRSDLPPKAADLIYDKVRKFGRYFSFKAKSEPTLQGYHLVSLCTL